GTTAGCTTAAGTTGGAACCAggaaaaatattatttaaaaaataattaatttattgAGTATTAATTTATAGATATTTTACTGTTTATGAAAATTTCTTAATACTACAATGAATATGAGAATTGCTTAATGTCACGGTGAATTATTACTTCATATTTCCACTTTATAAGAGGAAATTTACCAATTGTGTTACAAAAGAGAACTAGATAATTATGATATCAACTATGTCAAACATATCGTGTTTTGCAAGCGTTACAGGAAATGATACTTATTCGTTCTATTTTTCATTATTGCAAGgtgataaaaaatatatttgtctATATGCATATATTTTCTCAATCTCGATCATCCTCTGACAAACATGTTTAAATGGAATGAATGTTCTGTACAGAGTAGATTTAAATATATGCGATTTTCAACGACttcaaaaagaaggaaaatcaaataTGAAAAGATTATTCTTGATCAAATTTTATGTTTGTCAATTTGTCTGAcaggggaaaaacaaaaagttgTTATTTTATCTTCTACACCATATATAAAAGGAGAGAGAGTTTTTTGGTGTAAATAAAAAATTGTTATCTCATGATTTTCTTAAATCTTCTTTTAAGTACAACTATCCCCTAACATATCTACTCCTGCTTAGGGGATGCAGTTAAATCCAATAGATTAACTCAAGCTCACAAGTAACTCGGTCAACTGTTTGTTAAAGTTTGGTCAAtgctgtgacgaccccaccgtacccagaggcATACCAAAGGACTTAGTAGGCcgtctgcctaactcgcgccaggactcgaaatcAAAACTAATAACAACTAGTCACggctcttcttcttcttcttcttctcttcacggttctcttctcttttctctctctctcgcacggtttttttcctcttttctttcctttgttgtTTTAACTCTAAGACTTATGCTTCTATGGTCTCTTATGTCTTAAGATTATAAGACATCACAATTCCCAACAACTATAGATATTTTGAAGTCTTGGCCAATCACAAGAAAGTATGCCAATTGCCTTTAAGTCCTTGCTTCCATGATTTCTTACTTTCTCAACTCTTGCCCAACtaactttccttttctttcaaaCTACTCCATAGAGCATATAATTAACCTAGGCTAAAACTCCTAATCACACTTAGCAATTACACTAATCACCCTTAACCTTACTTACCTATTCCATACCAATCTTTATCACACTTAAAATCCAACAAGTAAACACTTCCATGTCACACCTAAAATTAGGGTATAATTCCAACTTAATCATTCCAATTCACCACTTAACTAGAGTTTTTCCTTGATTAGGGTTTTCTACCCTtttaaacccaattaaccctATATAATACTATACGAAAACATACATACACATATCTAATACACATCTGAACATTCAATTGCCTTAGAAATGGCTAACCAGGGTTTTGCTTAaaaattttcgatttttgaGCAATTAGGGTTTCTCAAATTCCCAATTAGGGATTTTcggattatttgaaataataatcACAGTAAAACTTATTATTTTCACATAAAATTACAATTTAGGGCaaccggggtctcacaacctCCTCCTCTTAACacaatttcgttctcgaaattatTACCTTTATGGGCAAACAAGGTAGGATATTTCTTCTGCATTTCTTCCTCTATTTCCCATGTGGCCTCTTCTACATCGTGGTTTCTCCATAAAATTTTCACCAAAGGAATTTGTTTAttcctcaattctttcaccttGCGGTCCAAAATCTGTACTGGTTGTTCCTCGTAGGTGAGGGATTCGTCTAACTCTACATTCTCAGTATGCAAAATGTGGATGGGATCTAGATGATCATTCTTTAGTAGTGAGACGTGGAAAACATTATGAATTCGGGACATGCTGGCTGGCAACTCTAACTGATATGCCACCGTTCCGACCCGTCGTTGAATCCTATATGGCCCTATATATCTTGGTTTCAATTTCTTCCCTTTCCTGATCGCAACAGTTGCTCTTAGTGGAGTAATCTTTAGAAACACCATATCCCCTACTTCGAACTCAAGATCCTTCCTTCGATGGTCGGCATAACTTTTCTGTCGGCTCTGAGCTGTTAGTATTCTTTGGCGAATAATTTTGACCTTTTCCACCGCTTCTTCTATCCATGGCACTGCGGTAGCATCCAGAACCTTCCtctcacctacttcatcccagaAGATCGGTGAGCGGCACTTGCGTCCATAAAGAGCTTCATACGGTGCCATTCGTATAGAGGAGTGATAGCTGTTATTGTAAGCAAACTCTATCAAAGTAAGATGTTGGCTCCAACTTCCTCCCAGATCCAAAACACACGATCGGAGCATATCCTCAAGCGTTTGTATCGTCCGCTCCGACTGTCCGTCTGTCTGAAGATGGTAGGCTGTACTCAAGGTTGGCTTCGAGCCTAAAGTTtcctgcatcttttgccagaaccgTGACACAAAACGAGGGTCTCTATCcgaaactatactcactggtACTCCATGTAGGCGTACAATTTCATCCATGTATAGTTGAGCTAGTTTCTTTAGGGAATATTTCATGTTCACAGGTAAGAAATGGGCTGACTTAGTTAGACGGTCTACTATTACCCATATGGCATCATGTCATTTTTGGGTTCTTGGCAGTCCTGAAACAAAGTTCATAGTGATATTTTTCCACTTCTACTCTGGTACTTCTAATGGTTGGAGCAAACCAGAAGGCTTTTGATGCTCCGCCTTTATCTGCTGACAGGTTAGGCACGTTTGAACAAATTGGGCTATTTCTCTTTTCATGCCCGCCCACCAGTACAATTTCTTCAAATCCTGGTACATCTTGGTCGTACCAGGATCTACTGTGTACCTTGACCTATGTGCTTCTTCCAATATTTTTCGTTTCAGTTCCTGGTCTTGCGGTATAACAAACCGGTTACAGTACCGCAAAATCCCATCCGAGTTCACGTTGAAATCAGGTATCATTCCTTGTTCGATTTTCTTTTTCCACTCCTGCACCTGAGTGTCCCCCTTTTGTGCTTCTTTTATCCGAGGGAGTAGAGTAGAAGTAACTGTTATATTGCTAAAAAGCACTCCTTGTGGCTTCAGTTGAGGATTCCATTCCCCAGCTTTCCCTAGTAATTTTCATTCTTTTATCTGTAAACTTGATACCTGAGCTTTTCGACTAAGCGCGTCTGCTACCACGTTTGCTTTATCCGGATGATACTTTATGGTGCAGTCATAATCCTCTAAAAATTTCATCCACCGACGctgtctcaaattcaactcCTTTTGCGAAAATAAATACTTCAGGCTCTTATGGTCAGTGAACACCTCAAAAGTTATCCCGTAGAGGTAATGACGCCACTTTTGTAGAGCAAAAACTATAGCCGCTAATTCCAAATCGTGGGTGGGGTAGTTCTGCTCATGAGATTTTAACTTCCGGGATGCGTACGCTATCACCTGTCCATTTTGCATAAGTACGCAATCTAAACCCATCTTAGAGGCATCCGTATataccacaaaactatcctttccaTTAGGCAGTGTTAAAATTGGGGCGAAAGTTAATCGTCCttttaactcttgaaaactgGCCTCGCACTTCGGAGTCCAAATAAATTGATTATGAATTCTTGTTAAATCCGTTAGTGGGTCAGCTatcttagaaaaatccttaatgAAGCGGCGGTAATATCCTGCGAGCCCTAAGAAACTTCTGACTTCAGTCGGGCTTTCTGGTCTCTTCTATTCTGTTACCGCTCTTACCTTAGCGGGGTCCACCGCTATCCCATCTTTCGAGATCACATGACCTAAAAAGGATACCTTCTCCAATCAGAACTCACACTTACTGAATTTAGCATACAGCTGATGGTCCTTAAGGATCTGCAGTACTAACCTCAGATGTTGCTCATGATCCTCTCGAGTCTTAGAGTAGACAAAAATGTCGTCGATGAAAACTACCATAAATTGGTCTAGATATGGTTTGAAGACTCGATGCATCAAGTCCATAAATGCGGCTGGAGCGttagtcaacccaaagggcatcactgcaaactcaaaatgcccataccGCGCATTAAAGACGATCTTAGGTATGTCCTCCTTGCGtatcctcaattgataatatCCCTGCCGGAGATCTAATTTCGAATAAACAACTGCATCTCGCAGTtgatcaaacaattcatcaataaGAGGCAagggatatttattcttaatagtcAATTTATTCAGCCCCCGATAATCTATGCACATCCGTAATCCTCCATCTTTTTTCTTGATAAATAATACCGGGGCTCCCCAAGGTGATTCGCTCTCCTGTATAAATTTTCGGTCTAACAGTTCCTGCAATTGAGTCTTtaactccttaagttctgcaggagccattcggtaaggggttttcgaaATTGGTTCTGCTCCGGGATGCAAATCaattttaaattctatgtccctTTCCGGAGGTAGTGACGTTAATTCCTCAGGGAAGAGGTCAGGAAATTCGCACACTACTGGAACATTTTCAACTTTTAACTGCTCTTGCGGAGTGTTAATCAATACTGCCAAATACCCTCGGGCCCCTTTACTTAGCAACTTCCTAGCCTTAATCCCAGAAATGAGAGTGGTTGAGGTTAACTTTCCTCGAACATCAAGTTGAAGTGTGGGTTCACCTGGTATATGAAAATCGACTTTCTTAGTGCGGCAATCTAACTGCGCATGGTATTTGGCTAACCGGTCCATATCTAGTATGACATCATACCCCTGAAAAGACAATTTTATCAAATCCACCAATAATTTTCGTTCCCCAATCCATACCTCGCATCCCTTATAGACCATATTGGCAAGTAAACTTTTATTAGTGATAGGGGTCTTGATTTCTAGGTCATATGGTAACTTTTCAGCTTTAACATCGATATGAGCCATGAAtgcagggttaacaaaggagtGCGTGGCACCAGGGTCAATTAAAACATTCACAGTACGTCGAAAAAGAAAAAGCGTACCTTCGATGACTGCCGAAGGGTCAGTCACCTCTTGTTGACCCATAGCATACACCCTGGCCGGCACTTTAGGTCGATTTCCCCCTGCATTAACTGGTTTGGACGCAGTTCCTGTTGACTGCGGGGTACTGGCTCGTTCTTGCTGTAGGTTGGGGCATTGAGCAATCAAGTGCTCCGTGCTGCCACACTTGAAGCACTTTCGCACCGAACTCTGCTTCCAACAATTATCGGAGGTGTGATTGCCTCCACAAAAGCCACAGGTCAGCCTGGGTCCTACACTGGGTCCTTCGCGTTGACCACCTCTCTGGGGCCTTCGCCCTGCCGTACCTCGCCCAAAATTTCCTCGGCCAGGGGTCCCTGCTTGCCGCGGACCTCCTGCTCCTCTACCCAACTTGGTGGGTGGCTCGTTTTTCGAGCTCTGTCCAGGGGTGTAGGTACTCGAGTTGGGTTGTTTTCGTTTTCGATCATGGAAAGCTTTGACCTGACCCCTGGTTGTCTCTATCCTCTGCGCCTTCTCTAGCGCCTGGCTAAAGGTATCCACTTCAGCGGCCGCTAACGCCTCCTGAAGTTCCACATTCAATCCCTGAATAAAGCGGCGAATTCGTTTTTGCTCCGTAAGTACCAAATCCGGAGCAAAACGG
This sequence is a window from Coffea eugenioides isolate CCC68of chromosome 7, Ceug_1.0, whole genome shotgun sequence. Protein-coding genes within it:
- the LOC113777997 gene encoding uncharacterized protein LOC113777997, with translation MLGTLGIMGGNNDREDRALERFHKFVPPKFVGGPNPDIPECWLDRMLDIFAALGYTEERQISFAVFQFEGAARTWWNVIKAKWERERTPWTWVNFTREFNEKYLPPIVQERREDEFIRLRQGMSSVAEYETQFTKLSRFAPDLVLTEQKRIRRFIQGLNVELQEALAAAEVDTFSQALEKAQRIETTRGQVKAFHDRKRKQPNSSTYTPGQSSKNEPPTKLGRGAGGPRQAGTPGRGNFGRGTAGRRPQRGGQREGPSVGPRLTCGFCGGNHTSDNCWKQSSVRKCFKCGSTEHLIAQCPNLQQERASTPQSTGTASKPVNAGGNRPKVPARVYAMGQQEVTDPSAVIEGTLFLFRRTVNVLIDPGATHSFVNPAFMAHIDVKAEKLPYDLEIKTPITNKSLLANMVYKGCEVWIGERKLLVDLIKLSFQGYDVILDMDRLAKYHAQLDCRTKKVDFHIPGEPTLQLDVRGKLTSTTLISGIKARKLLSKGARGYLAVLINTPQEQLKVENVPVVCEFPDLFPEELTSLPPERDIEFKIDLHPGAEPISKTPYRMAPAELKELKTQLQELLDRKFIQESESPWGAPVLFIKKKDGGLRMCIDYRGLNKLTIKNKYPLPLIDELFDQLRDAVVYSKLDLRQGYYQLRIRKEDIPKIVFNARYGHFEFAVMPFGLTNAPAAFMDLMHRVFKPYLDQFMVVFIDDIFVYSKTREDHEQHLRLVLQILKDHQLYAKFRKAGEWNPQLKPQGVLFSNITVTSTLLPRIKEAQKGDTQVQEWKKKIEQGMIPDFNVNSDGILRYCNRFVIPQDQELKRKILEEAHRSRYTVDPGTTKMYQDLKKLYWWAGMKREIAQFVQTCLTCQQIKAEHQKPSGLLQPLEVPE